A segment of the Leptolyngbya sp. NIES-3755 genome:
GGGGACGGATATCTTGATGCAGAACAGGGGGAGATTGGTCATGGAGATAATCGAGAATTTCGCACACCTCGATCATCCAGGCGATCGCTTGTTTGAGATCGACTTTTCCACGATCGAGAATGTGCTGATATAAGGTCTTGCCTTCGATCATTTCGGTGACGAGAAAGGGCTGTCCGTCGATGCGAAAAAAATCTCGCCACCGCGGAAGCCCAGGGTGATTCACCTGCTTGAGCATTTTTGCCTGACGCTCAAAGAGAGAGAGCGCCTGCGGATGGTTGATCCAAGTTGGATTGAGCGTTTTGATCAGCACCGTTTCGCTTGATCGCTGACCTAGATAAGTCATGCCGACTTTTCCTTGGCTTAAAAGCTCGATCGAGTGATAATTCCCGATCACTGAATCGTCCTGCTTGCGAATCCCATCTTCGCTCAACGAACCCGTATCCATCGTCGTTTTGGAAGCCGTCACGATCGTCTGCATTTTCAGCAACGGCTGTGTTTTGTCGTCTTCTTCCGCATCATTAAAAGGAAGATTGAGCGCAGGAACACGAACCGATTCCAGCGAGCGCTTCACACTGGTGGAATCGGGACGACCAAGATGAATTTGGAGATTTGGACCCGATCGCGCTAATCGAAAAATCATGCCATCGCGCACAGGTAACTGAGTAATCCGTTTGCCTTCAAAGTAGGTACCATTTGCACCGAGACTGACCAATTCCCAAGACGAATTCACCCGCCGAAGTTCGGCATGGTAGCGAGAGACAACGGCACTGTACAGCACGACTTGATTATCCGTCGATCGACCCACGCGGACGACTGTAGATTCATCAAAAGTCCAGTGCTGGACGGGCGTTAACTGAACTGGATGTAAGAGAGTTAAAGTAATCACATTCACGCCACAGAAGCTTGGACGAAAGAAAACACAGAAATGACATTGCTTTCAGGAATTAGATACGGATGAAGACCTGAGAAAAAGATGTAATCAATGTAACTCAGAGCTTCAAAACTGATGCAGAAATTATTGAGGGTGGGTGTTGGGTGCGAGGTATGAGGTGCGAGGTGTTGAGTAACGTTAGCCCAGTACCCCGCACCCCGCACCCCGCACCCATCCAACAAAAACTGCTGTAGAACAGAGCAAACCACCTAGTCCCAAAATTCCCAGAATTTCCCTGCTTTCTAACGCCTACGCTCCATCTTTGCCGCAACCCCCTATACTGTACATTTGGGATTTGAGCAGAAAATAGGGAGACTGGTATGGCATCCATTCGCGAGTTGCATCAACAACTCATCGGCAAAGAACGATCGGCAGTTGAAATTGTGCAAGAGTCGCTCAATCAGATTCAGGCACTTGAACCGAAACTGCACAGTTTTTTGCAGGTGACGAACGATCGCGCTTTGGAATTCGCCAAACAAATTGATGCCAAAATTGCCGCAGGAGATGAGATTGGATTACTCGCCGGAATTCCGATCGCGATTAAAGATAATCTCTGCACCCAAGGCGTTCCGACCACTTGCGCCTCGAAAATTCTGCAAAACTTTGTGCCACCGTATGAATCGACTGTGACTCAGAAATTGATCGATGCGGGCGCGGTGATGGTTGGCAAAACGAATCTTGATGAATTCGCGATGGGCGGATCGTCCGAGACTTCTGCGTTCGCGAAAACGGCGAATCCTTGGGATACGTCACGGGTTCCGGGCGGATCGTCTGGGGGATCGGCAGCGGCAGTTGCGGGGGGAGAATGTCCGATCGCACTCGGGTCTGATACGGGTGGATCGATTCGTCAACCTGCTTCGTTCTGCGGAATTGTGGGAATGAAGCCGACTTATGGACTGGTTTCGCGGTATGGATTGGTCGCGTTTGCGTCGTCGTTGGATCAGATTGGTCCGTTTGCTCGATCGACGGAAGATGCCGCGATTTTGTTAAATGCGATCGCAGGATACGATTCAAAAGATTCCACGAGCCTGAAAGTCGAAGTTCCCGATTACACGCAGTTTCTCGCGTCTGATCTCAAAGGAAAGCGAGTTGGCATCATCAAAGAAACGTTCGGCGAAGGGCTTGATCCAGAAGTTGAAAAAGCGGTGATGAGCGCGATCGACCAACTTAAAGCCTTGGGAGCCGAAGTTAAGGAAATCTCCTGTCCTCGATTCCGCTATGGAATTGCAGCGTATTACATCATTGCACCGTCGGAAGCTTCTGCGAATTTGGCGCGGTATGACGGGGTGAAATATGGAGCAAGAATCGAAGATGCTGAGAACTTGATGGAGATGTATACGAAAACGCGATCGGAAGGATTCGGAGCGGAAGTCAAACGCCGGATCATGATCGGAACGTATGCGCTATCGGCTGGATATTATGATGCGTATTATTTGAAGGCGCAGAAGGTGAGAACGCTGATTAAGCAAGACTTTGAAGCGGCATTCGAGCAAGTTGATGTATTAGTTTCACCGACTGCACCGACAACCGCATTTAAGTTAGGCGATAAGTCTCAAGATCCGCTGAGTATGTATCTGATCGATTTGATGACGATTCCGGTTAACTTGGCGGGATTGCCAGGAATGAGTGTGCCGTGTGGATTTGATTCGCAGGGTTTACCGATCGGGCTGCAAATTATCGGCAACGTATTACGCGAGGATCAAGTTTTCCAGGTCGCATCGGCGTATGAGCGATCGACCGATTGGCATACGCGGGTTCCGAAGCTTTAGGAAAAGTTCGCTCCGATTCTAAATCCAGGCAGCCCCCTAAATCCCCCAAATTTGGGGGACTTTGAAAAGTGCAACTTATTCTGAGATGGGGTAATTTCTCAAAGTCCCCCAGAATGGGGGATTTAGGGGGCGCAATCCGATCGAACCGAAGCGAATTATTCTATTGCAGTCAAGTTAAGCGGCTACTAAATCAGGTTCTTCAGCTAAATCACTGCAATCAAAGTTCAACGCAGCCAAAGAAGGTCGATCGAATCCAGTCGTTAACCCAACGGTTCGATCGGCAAATCCGGCTGCACTAAAGTACCGCGTATCGCCCACCTGCTGGAAGTTCAAGAACGTTCGTAACCCGTTTGAGTCTGGATCAGATGCCAACGTTCCAGAAGAGGATGCCACTCGATCGGGATTACCCACGATCGCTTCGGAAATGACTCGCCCGGTTAAATCGCCATTACTCGGAATGTTGAATCCTAAGATATTTGCCAGTGTTGGAGCAACATCAGCATTACTCACTGGGGCAGAATCGACGAATCCCGCTTTGAAATCAGGACCGATCGCGATCATGTTATTGAACGTATCGCCACGTCCAAAACTGCCGTGCATTCCCTGACCTTGCTGCAAGCCTGTGTCCGCGATTTCAACTTCGGATTGATTCGGATTATTTGGATCGGTGCTGAAGGTGCGGAAATTAATCACGATCGCAGGGGTCGGAGTTTGGGCATCTCCTTTGAGATTAATTGCACTCAGCGGCAAGGTTCCTGCGATCGAGCCGTAGGAGTCATCTACGAATAAACCACTCACATAGTTCTCCTTCAGCAAAATATCCACGACTTTCTGAAGCGTTTCTGCATTGTGGCTGGGAATGTAGACCAAATCAGAGCCGCCATTCGCTGCGACGATCACATCCGCAGGGGGAGCAGTAGTCGCATCTGGAGTTCCCAACGTTGTTGTGGAAGCAATCAAGCCGTTGCCGTTATTTGGTCGATCGCCTTTAGTTGGATCAAGTGCTTTGTAAGAGAAGGTTCCATCGGCGTTTTTGGTAGCTTGGTCAGGGTCGAAGAGATTTTCACCGAGACCATTGGCAAGATCGATCGCCACAAATCCCGGCGGCAAGAATCCTGGATTTACTCCAGCATAAGTCAGGGTTGAAGCGTAATCATTGACTCTTGTGCCTTGAGCATCGACAACCGATTTACTAATCGTTGAGAAACCGTGATCAGACGTAATGAAAATGTCTGTGTTGTCGTACAGTCCTTCGTCTTTGAGTGCTTGAATGATCTGGGCTAGATTATCATCTGCGTTTTTGATTGCAGATTTTGAGGTGGGACCATTGATGCCTGGTGTGAGACTGTTCAAACTATCGCCCTGATTGTGCTGAGTTCCATCTGGATCGCGGGACCAGTACACCATTGCAAAGGGATTCCCGTTGTCTTTGAACTCAGGTAGAATCGCATCGGTCACGGCATTCGTGAAGTAACGTTGCTGCGTGAAGTTCGCTTCGAGCGTTCCGGGGCGAGTATTGTTGCCCGAAAAACCATTGCTGAATTGGGCTTGAGTCGGGTCGCTTGTGTTGGCTCCATTTGTACGATCGGGAGCCGTAATTCCAAGCCCCGATCGAATCAATCGCTGCTGAATATCAGAACTTAAAGGAATGCCGCCAGTTCTTCCAGTCGAATCATCAATAATGATCGTTTGGGGAACCGGGACTCTGCCAGTACTTGGATCGACGTTGCCTTCGCTGACATCTTGAATTAAGGTCGGTCCAAGTTTGCCGACTGCCGCAGTGTTGTAGCCGTTGTTTCGGGCGAATTGTAAAAGCGTTTCTTCGTTGAGAAAATTGTAGAAGCTAAAACTATCGGGGTCGCTAGCATCGAAATTGCCTCGAAATTGAGCATTCAGATCAGCGAGGACTGGATCGTTTTCGATAAATGGCGTGGGACTACCGTTTGCGCTCGGAACCGGGAAACCCGCGTAAATGGTATTGCTGAAGTCGCCTGTGTCACCGAGATAATGTCCGGTTGCGATCGCAGACGCATTCGGAGTGGTAAAGGTCGGAAACAGCGAATAACTGTTATTGAAGTTGACTCCCTCTTGGCGCAGTTTGTAGAGCGTCGGGGAATCGGTGGGATTGACTGAGCCGTTTCGTAGTCCATCTGCTACGAAAATTAGAACATTGCGCCCGGACGAACTAGAAGATGAAGGAATAGGCTGAGTAGCAGATTGCAGAGCAGATAGGCGATCGGTTAAGAGATCGGTTGTTAATGTACCCGCAGAACTGTTACTAAAAAGATTCGTGTCCATAGACTCTTTTGACTCAAAAACAGCAAAAAATTACGGCGGCAACCGTCAATCTGAGTCTTAAATCTCATGTTCAGATAGCTCATTTGCACACAAAACTCTGCCGAATCTAGACATAGCAAGCTTCAGCTTCTAGGCAAGTTAAAACAGAGTGATGAGAACGTATCGATTAAACTGAATCGAACATTGATGCGAAGGAATCTGGTGATACCAAATTGATTTGTAAATGTTGCAGATTCTTCGCCCCCTAAATCCCCCATTCTGGGGGATTTAGGGGGCTACCGAGATCTATCGCGTTCACCAATTAATTTGGTATGAGATTTAACTCAAGCGAAACTTAATACAGTGAGGAACAAATTGCAGCGAGACCGATCAGGATTGTTACGCCAAGTAGATTCTGAAATGTGACAAGATTGCCTTTAAATAGAGAATTTGTGGCAATGCAGAATCAGATTGGATTGATCAAACGTTCAGAGATCCAGATGAATGTATCGAATGAAACTGATGATGTTCCATCTGTTTGCACAATAGTTCTGGAAGTTAATGATAAAACTAAGTCAACGTTAAGAACTGACTAAATACGAGTGCGAAATAGAAGATCACAGAATTGCTTTAGAAAGTCGGTCACGCGAGCGTGTGCTAGAGGCATCGCACTTCTTGAATAGGAGTTGCGATCGCTGCAATTCCTAACACCCGAATTTGATGACGATGTAATACTTGAATGGCTGCACGAGCGGTTGCTCCAGTGGTATAAATATCATCGATTAAGAGAACTTGACGATCGCAACAAATCTTCCCAATTTCAAACACTTGAGATAACATTTGTTCGCGCTGTTTTGGAGATAAATTAAACAGTGCTTCTGTCGCTCGAATTCTTTTTAATCCTGATGGCTGATGTAAATCTCCAGTGACATTACAAAAGGCACGAGAGATTAATTCTGCTTGGTTGTATCCTCGTTGTTGTTGTTTCTCAATATGAAGTGGAATTGGAACAATTGCTAATTTATTTTTAGTTAAACCTGCTTCTAACCACGATCGAGCTAAAGCTTCTCCAAGAGGGATGGCGAGTTCTGCATGTCGATCGTATTTCAATTTTGCAATCGTGCGCTTCAGTGTATCCGTATAGTTTCCCCAAACAAAGAGTTTCGGCTGGTGTTGCCAAAATTGAGCAGGATTGGGAAGTCGATCGCGCTCTAAACGGCGTTGGCAATCGAGACAGAATGGATCAGAAGTTGGGCGATCGCATAACGGACACGATTTTTGCAGAACAAAATTGAAAAAATTGCTGAACATTTAGAGCGACCAGAAGCTTAACGTTAAGATGCCCAATCGCAAACATTCATTTATTCTGAGGAATTCCAGATCACTCAATCACGTCCCCTACAATCAAAAATCATTCTGGTGAACTGTTCATAGTGGACGCATTTTTTTCTCTTGACCAAATTCAATCTCAGCATCAGTCGCAGGTCGGAGAACAAGCGCTTCATCTCAGTATGTGTGCCCAGAAAGGCTTTCCAGCGCTTCCAAGTGTGGTACTGTCTGCCGCTCGATTTCGCAACTTTCTCGAAACGATTCACTGGATACAGCCACTTTTTGCAGATCTACCTTATTCGTCATTGCGATTGAATCTCGAAGATTCGCAGCAGCTTCAATCGATCGCACGTCAAATTCGCCAAACCATTCAACACGCAGAACTTCCTGAATTGTGGCTATCAGAGATTCAAACCGAACTCTCGAAGCTTCCAGAGCTTGAAGCGGCAGTGATTTTACGTCCGTCGATCGCATTTAAATCTGAACTTCCCAGTCAAGAACTCGCGGATTTGATCGAGCCACAGATTTGTAGTTTGGAAAAAAATTCGCTGGCGATCGCACTGAAACAACTGTGGGCAGATCTATTTCGTGCAAGAAACTTAGTCTATTGGCAAGGCGCGAAAATTGAACTGCACCAAATCCATTTTGCTGTCTTAATTCAGCCGATCAAAAGTGCGATCGCATCCGGTTCACTGCAAGGGATACCCCCGAATTGGGAAGTGACCGCAACTCGTGGATTATCCGTTGCGATCGCACGGGGGGAAGTGCTGCCTGAGATTTACAAAGTTTCTGAAGATCAGATTCAATTTCAACAAGCGGGACGACAAACGATCGCGTACCAAATTGAAGAGACATTAATGCGATCGTCAATCAGCGAAACTTCTCCCGTTTTGAATGCTCAGCAGCGAGAGGAGATTCTTTCTCTGACTCAGATGCTGCAATTTCCCGCTGCTCTAGATTGGCAATTCTATGATTCACAGCTTTACATTACGACAGTGCGCTACTCAAATTTGAACCCCTCTTCTCAAACGAGTCTCGATCAAGATCAGATTGTGAAAGGACTTGCTGCCGCTCCTGGACATGCGATCGGGTCTGCTTTTGTTCTGAGTGATTTGAAACTCTCGCATGCTCCTATTCCTGCGGGTTCTGTGTTGGTCACACCAATGATTTTGCCGGATTGGATTCCGTTACTCAAGCATGTTGCTGCGATCGTGTCTGAACAGGGAGGAATGACCAGTCACGGGGCAATTTTGGCACGAGAAATGGGAATTCCCGCGATCGTCGGAGCAGAAGGCGCAACCCAACGAATTCAAACCGGAGATACGATCGCGGTGAATGGCAGTACTGGCTCTGTGGCGATCGCAAGTCAGATTACTAGCGCGACACCTAAAACAATTCAGATGAATACAGTTTGGAATGCTACAGCAACACAGTTGATGATCAATATCAGTCAATTGAATTCAATCTCAGCCGCAGCCGAAAGTAGTATTGATGGAATTGGATTATTACGCTCAGAGTTAATGCTAGGAGGAATGCTAGAGGAGATTAATTCTGATCAGTTATCGAAGCAAATTCAAACCTTTGCCGAATCGTTTGCACCTCGCCCAGTGTTTTATCGCAGTTTAGATGTGCGATCGCATGAATTCCAAGGTGCACCCGAAACGAATCCAATGTTGGGAAATCGAGGAACGTTTAGCTATTTACAAGATCCGACTCGATTTGATTTGGAACTTGCAGCCCTACAACAAGCCTTAGATACGGGATACTCGAATTTGCGATTGATTCTTCCATTTGTGCGAACGATCGAGGAATTCACGTTTTGTCGTCGTCGGGCAGAACAAGCAGGACTATTCAATCATGCTCAGTTTCAACTGTGGATTATGGCAGAAGTGCCTTCAGTACTATTCTTGCTGCCTGATTATGTGAAAGCAGGCGTTCAAGGAATTTGTATTGGGACGAGTGATTTAACCCAGTTGATGTTGGGAGTCGATCGCGATCAAAGTTCGATGTCCAAAGTGTTTGATGAGAGTCACCCGGCAGTGATGAATGCGATCGAGCAATTGATCCAATCCGCGCATCGGTTGAACATTCCTTGTTCGATTTCAACCCAGGCGGCGATCACTTCAGAATTGGTCGATCGTTGGGTGGAATGGGGAATCGATGCGATTTCGGTAAATTTATCAGCGGTGGAAATTGCACATCGTTCGATCGCACGAGCAGAACAGCGATTGTTATTAAATGGGATACGCAAGAGATAAAGTCTACGCCTCTTCTGCTTTGGCTTGACAGCGATCGCACAATCCAAAGAATTCCAGCATGTGATAGTAAATCTTGAAGCGATGCGATCGATTTAACTCTTGTTCGAGATCATGAACCGGACACTCATCGATCGCAACCGAATCCCCACACTGCAAACAGGTCAAATGGTGTCGATCTTCTTGAATCAATCCATAAAGCGACTCCCCATTCGGAAGCGTTCGAGCTTGAATCAGTCCTTCGAGCTTCAAAGCTTCTAGAGCGCGGTACACCGTTGCCAATCCCATACTTTGATTTCGACTTCGCAACTCAACGTATAAATCCTGAGCAGAAATCGATCGATTGAGATTCTTGAGAATATTCAGAATACGGTCTTGGCTTCGGGTACGTTTCATAACAATAAATTGTAGAGATCAATGCTGTTTTGAATCACCGCAGTTTTAGAATAGATAGGCTTTGAACCATCAGTCGGGAGACCGTTGTGACTCAGAAATTTCAAGCTCAGATCTATGTTACTCTTCGTCCTTCGGTGTTAGATCCTGCCGGGACAGCGGTTCAGTCGGGGTTGGCGCACATGGGCTACTCGAATGTGGAACAAGTCAGAATCGGAAAATATGTGGAATTGTCGCTAACTGCCGAGAGCGAAACCGCCGCACGAGAACAATTAGACGTGATTTGTGATCAGTTGTTGGCAAATCCAGTGATTGAGAATTATCGCATCGAACTTCAAGCACTGGTACAAGTTTAATCAGGAGAAAGACGATGAAATTCGGCGTGTTAGTGTTTCCAGGATCGAACTGCGATCGCGATATTGTTTGGGTGACTCAAGGGTTACTGAATCAGCCGACCCGCATGATTTGGCACGAAGAGAGCGATTTGTCTGATATTGATGTCGTGGTCGTTCCAGGTGGTTTTAGTTATGGTGACTATCTTCGCTGTGGTGCGATCGCAAGATTTTCTCCAGTCATGCGATCGACGATCGAACATGCGAACGCTGGCAAATTAGTGATCGGAATCTGCAACGGATTTCAAGTCTTAACCGAAGCTGGATTGTTACCCGGTGCTTTGGTGCGAAATCGAGATTTGCATTTTATCTGCGATCGCGTTCCTTTAAGAGTTGAGCG
Coding sequences within it:
- a CDS encoding serine/threonine kinase protein (similar to AA sequence:cyanobase_aa:LBDG_31840), coding for MNVITLTLLHPVQLTPVQHWTFDESTVVRVGRSTDNQVVLYSAVVSRYHAELRRVNSSWELVSLGANGTYFEGKRITQLPVRDGMIFRLARSGPNLQIHLGRPDSTSVKRSLESVRVPALNLPFNDAEEDDKTQPLLKMQTIVTASKTTMDTGSLSEDGIRKQDDSVIGNYHSIELLSQGKVGMTYLGQRSSETVLIKTLNPTWINHPQALSLFERQAKMLKQVNHPGLPRWRDFFRIDGQPFLVTEMIEGKTLYQHILDRGKVDLKQAIAWMIEVCEILDYLHDQSPPVLHQDIRPQNLIYRAHSTSSYQLALVDFGSVRGLDLDEASAAYLAPEQKNGQATYLSDLYAIGTTLAFLISAQKPHLFYRQWRQDYRFSPDLIPGLLPELLEVLYQLTEPNPSDRYQSAREVEAALRALI
- a CDS encoding amidase, putative (similar to AA sequence:cyanobase_aa:LBDG_31850), which translates into the protein MASIRELHQQLIGKERSAVEIVQESLNQIQALEPKLHSFLQVTNDRALEFAKQIDAKIAAGDEIGLLAGIPIAIKDNLCTQGVPTTCASKILQNFVPPYESTVTQKLIDAGAVMVGKTNLDEFAMGGSSETSAFAKTANPWDTSRVPGGSSGGSAAAVAGGECPIALGSDTGGSIRQPASFCGIVGMKPTYGLVSRYGLVAFASSLDQIGPFARSTEDAAILLNAIAGYDSKDSTSLKVEVPDYTQFLASDLKGKRVGIIKETFGEGLDPEVEKAVMSAIDQLKALGAEVKEISCPRFRYGIAAYYIIAPSEASANLARYDGVKYGARIEDAENLMEMYTKTRSEGFGAEVKRRIMIGTYALSAGYYDAYYLKAQKVRTLIKQDFEAAFEQVDVLVSPTAPTTAFKLGDKSQDPLSMYLIDLMTIPVNLAGLPGMSVPCGFDSQGLPIGLQIIGNVLREDQVFQVASAYERSTDWHTRVPKL
- a CDS encoding type I phosphodiesterase/nucleotide pyrophosphatase (similar to AA sequence:cyanobase_aa:Npun_R6592), which produces MDTNLFSNSSAGTLTTDLLTDRLSALQSATQPIPSSSSSSGRNVLIFVADGLRNGSVNPTDSPTLYKLRQEGVNFNNSYSLFPTFTTPNASAIATGHYLGDTGDFSNTIYAGFPVPSANGSPTPFIENDPVLADLNAQFRGNFDASDPDSFSFYNFLNEETLLQFARNNGYNTAAVGKLGPTLIQDVSEGNVDPSTGRVPVPQTIIIDDSTGRTGGIPLSSDIQQRLIRSGLGITAPDRTNGANTSDPTQAQFSNGFSGNNTRPGTLEANFTQQRYFTNAVTDAILPEFKDNGNPFAMVYWSRDPDGTQHNQGDSLNSLTPGINGPTSKSAIKNADDNLAQIIQALKDEGLYDNTDIFITSDHGFSTISKSVVDAQGTRVNDYASTLTYAGVNPGFLPPGFVAIDLANGLGENLFDPDQATKNADGTFSYKALDPTKGDRPNNGNGLIASTTTLGTPDATTAPPADVIVAANGGSDLVYIPSHNAETLQKVVDILLKENYVSGLFVDDSYGSIAGTLPLSAINLKGDAQTPTPAIVINFRTFSTDPNNPNQSEVEIADTGLQQGQGMHGSFGRGDTFNNMIAIGPDFKAGFVDSAPVSNADVAPTLANILGFNIPSNGDLTGRVISEAIVGNPDRVASSSGTLASDPDSNGLRTFLNFQQVGDTRYFSAAGFADRTVGLTTGFDRPSLAALNFDCSDLAEEPDLVAA
- a CDS encoding hypothetical protein (hypothetical protein MC7420_5854;~similar to AA sequence:cyanobase_aa:LBDG_46650): MFSNFFNFVLQKSCPLCDRPTSDPFCLDCQRRLERDRLPNPAQFWQHQPKLFVWGNYTDTLKRTIAKLKYDRHAELAIPLGEALARSWLEAGLTKNKLAIVPIPLHIEKQQQRGYNQAELISRAFCNVTGDLHQPSGLKRIRATEALFNLSPKQREQMLSQVFEIGKICCDRQVLLIDDIYTTGATARAAIQVLHRHQIRVLGIAAIATPIQEVRCL
- a CDS encoding PEP-utilizing protein (similar to AA sequence:cyanobase_aa:LBDG_46660), producing MDAFFSLDQIQSQHQSQVGEQALHLSMCAQKGFPALPSVVLSAARFRNFLETIHWIQPLFADLPYSSLRLNLEDSQQLQSIARQIRQTIQHAELPELWLSEIQTELSKLPELEAAVILRPSIAFKSELPSQELADLIEPQICSLEKNSLAIALKQLWADLFRARNLVYWQGAKIELHQIHFAVLIQPIKSAIASGSLQGIPPNWEVTATRGLSVAIARGEVLPEIYKVSEDQIQFQQAGRQTIAYQIEETLMRSSISETSPVLNAQQREEILSLTQMLQFPAALDWQFYDSQLYITTVRYSNLNPSSQTSLDQDQIVKGLAAAPGHAIGSAFVLSDLKLSHAPIPAGSVLVTPMILPDWIPLLKHVAAIVSEQGGMTSHGAILAREMGIPAIVGAEGATQRIQTGDTIAVNGSTGSVAIASQITSATPKTIQMNTVWNATATQLMINISQLNSISAAAESSIDGIGLLRSELMLGGMLEEINSDQLSKQIQTFAESFAPRPVFYRSLDVRSHEFQGAPETNPMLGNRGTFSYLQDPTRFDLELAALQQALDTGYSNLRLILPFVRTIEEFTFCRRRAEQAGLFNHAQFQLWIMAEVPSVLFLLPDYVKAGVQGICIGTSDLTQLMLGVDRDQSSMSKVFDESHPAVMNAIEQLIQSAHRLNIPCSISTQAAITSELVDRWVEWGIDAISVNLSAVEIAHRSIARAEQRLLLNGIRKR
- a CDS encoding putative ferric uptake regulatory protein (similar to AA sequence:cyanobase_aa:LBDG_13730), with product MKRTRSQDRILNILKNLNRSISAQDLYVELRSRNQSMGLATVYRALEALKLEGLIQARTLPNGESLYGLIQEDRHHLTCLQCGDSVAIDECPVHDLEQELNRSHRFKIYYHMLEFFGLCDRCQAKAEEA
- a CDS encoding phosphoribosylformylglycinamidine synthase, purS (similar to AA sequence:cyanobase_aa:LBDG_13740); translation: MTQKFQAQIYVTLRPSVLDPAGTAVQSGLAHMGYSNVEQVRIGKYVELSLTAESETAAREQLDVICDQLLANPVIENYRIELQALVQV
- a CDS encoding phosphoribosylformylglycinamidine synthase subunit I (similar to AA sequence:cyanobase_aa:LBDG_13750), which encodes MKFGVLVFPGSNCDRDIVWVTQGLLNQPTRMIWHEESDLSDIDVVVVPGGFSYGDYLRCGAIARFSPVMRSTIEHANAGKLVIGICNGFQVLTEAGLLPGALVRNRDLHFICDRVPLRVERDDLIWTRNYEKGQVINIPIAHGEGSYYADPDTLKSIEDHNQVLFRYCDPNGNLTDESNPNGSLNHIAGICNRQGNVLGMMPHPERASDRALGCTDGLALFESILQAVPALV